The Venturia canescens isolate UGA chromosome 4, ASM1945775v1, whole genome shotgun sequence genomic interval CGTTTTCTTCTAGTGGTCTTTacttggttttttttccactgatcGAAACTCGCACACTGTTCTAGATGCGTATGTGGAAATAAAGTTGCTAAATTGACTAAATCTTTGTCGTTGGATTATATCAATTCATATCGTCTCGAAGTTGAAGTGTTCacaaatttacaaaatactgtttattttctttattcatttttatttaattgccACATCGAGTCAATTGATTAGTTAATATTGTTTTcagttctgtttttttttccccgaaaATTCCGTTCAGATTCAAAGCCGAAGAGTGGCTGATGCgaagattttttgttgttaCGATGTTTAAAAGTTCTAAAATAATtagattttgttttgttttgattTCTTTGACATTCATGATAATCTCATGTTTAGAGATGTACAAGAcaagaaaaactttgaaataattcaaccACTGACGTCTTCGCGTGTATTTGATAtatattcaaatatatttatttctatttatcATAAGTCACAAGTTGTAGAATGTAAATTATTAACTTTTCTTCTGATGATACAAAAATTGTTAAAGTCTAAAAAAAGTCTCATTCATTCGCGAGGGGAAAACCGACCTCGCTATACAAACGATGTCGTCACTGAGGTTAGGGTCGTAAAAAGAAATAAGGAATGCGCGTATTATATGAAATATATTCACATCTTTATACAGAGACTGAAATCCCGACCtaaaatgtatatattttacacacgaaaaaatattgaaaacatggaaaaaaaaatataattaaaataaaagtaaTACAAGTTCAAGATCGCATTAAGATCGCTTATAAACACGATATAATTAGCGATTATatgacatatatatatttaccttATGATAACAATAGTATCATTGATTTGTTAAGGCTATTGAATGTTCTTTTGTAAAAACTGTACACATTGaataaatatgagaaaaattttatatattcTTGAACGTGATAAATCAGAGTTATTTTTTGCCAACTTTAGAATATCCTCCTTTGTAAATCATATTTGGAATACTTGATATTCATAATCAGtgatattttcatattatttataataacgACCTAtgttatgaaaatatattcaatatcgttttttgtttttattctacCAGCCAGTCTAAGTATCATTTTTCTAGATTGCAGCACTCCGCGATGAAttagaatgatttttttcattctgttaCTGCGCGGTTAACAAAAATTTAGCACTGATTTGATTTTTGATTCTATGGGGTCGCTACAATTTTTATCACGTCATTTGATTATCTTCTCCGATAATACGgtttaatcatttatttttatcttctaAATCCATCAGAATACGTCACTATGTATACTTGAATTCCATGGCTCGATTCCGAACCTCTTTCAACAGGACTCTAGCTTTTCGCTAATATCAACACTAAATAACTCAAGGAAACGTCTAGTTTCACTTGCTTATTGTCCAGAAATCGGTGAGTGAATGACGTTTCAACTGCGCCAGTACCGGAGTGTTGTTTGGAGGCTCGGGAAATCCTATTGAGGCGGACCGCCCATCATTCCAATCGAAGGCATTCCTTGAATACCGTAAGGTCCTTGGGGAGGTCCTTGACCACCCGCCATCGGCGAGTGCATCTGCATCGCCGGACTTTGTATTTGCTGGGTTGGAGTCACTTGACCTCCAGCTGGAGAAGCTACAACCtgttgagaaaagaaaattcaacatttgttaaaatcttgaaaatccAATTGGAACGACATtccatcaatattttcattttaattacaATTCTTccgctattttttctttctctgtgTATTACCTGTGAAATCACCGGAGGCTCCGATGGTAACGTAAGATTAGCTAATAGATCTCGAACAGCAGGAAACAGCGAACACTCCGATGGATTAGCTCCGTATTCCGCAAATCTTTTGAGCTGTAGTGATGCAGCGGCCGTCGCCGAAGCTGGCCCAGGATCCCGTTTTTCTGCCAACTGCGTCAAATTCGTACTAACGTCGTAAACTAACGGGAGCACCAACGACGGTGGCTCCCCTTGATATGGCACTCCGATTCGCGTTATTTgaagctaaaaaaaaaattctgtcaaaAATTGCCTTGAACGGAAATTTTAATTATCATCATGACAGACATGCAACTAGTAGTAAATCGTGTAACTgttaaacaaaatttcatcattgTCTCCTTGACTGCATCTGTTAAGTATTTAAAGAACGAGTAAAACTGGATAGGCTTAGACGGAAATACTCACGAAGAATAAAATCTTGTTTCGACAAACAAGAACAGCCGCCATTCCCGTCGGGACGATCGGCGTCGCAGACGGCGGTATCCTCAAACACCATTGCACTGACCACTTGAGTTGTTGCTGTTGAACGAGACCGGGAACCAGTTCGAGTTTCATTATTTGTACAAAATCTTTGAGGACGTTGAAAGGAACGTTCAACATTCTTCCGAAGCCAGATAGAGTATTCGGTTTGTACGGCGGAGCCGCCGCTCGAGTATCGAAAAACTTTTCTATAACctgcaaaaaatttttttttcgtagagtTGACACTGAATTAAGAAGCACACTTGGAAtacatttgatttttcatttgatccTTAAAACGTTACAAAACCTATACGCGATCGTAGCATCGTACCTGAAGTTCCTCGAGAGTCCACTGGTCACTGTGTTCGGGAAGTGGTTGAACTTTGATGTGTAGCGATTGCAAATGTTGTGGGTTTAAACCAACGCGACACTGGAGCGTTTCGACTTTGAAATGAACCATCCCAGGCTCCGTACTATTCATAGTCGTAAGCTGTAACGAAAGACATGTTTACTAAAACGTTTCAATGGAAAATGCTAAAGTTATAACTGAGGAAATGGATACTTACGCAATCGTCGGTTTGGATGAAACGCTGTAATTGCCTTCTCATATAAACACAGCCTAAAAATCGTTCAAGCGGAGATAAATCTGGACCCGAAAGTCCCGAGGGATGTGGCGATGGACAACACAATAATTCTAGCGATTCGTGTGTCAGGAGCGTTGGCACCGCACCCGCCCACGATCTTTGGGGCAAAACTCGAGAAATGTGACTTCCCGATCGATGATCGGAAGCTTGAGGACTATGGAGGGCAGCGTGACCTGGACTTTGACCCGGTCTTGCTGGCGATGGCCGGGGAACACTCGGTGAACCTGGCCAGTTCGAGGCTGCCGGGGAAGCCATACTTTGCGACGAAGGAAACGGACTTCCGTCTATGTGACctggagtaaaaaaattttcactgtaTCATTAAATCCTAGTTACGAACATAACCTTATACATGCTGGAAAATTACCATTCATCTCAACAGAGTAAACAACATTGAACagcgatttttcgtaaaaattcccattcgaaaaaatattttgtatattcagcgatgaaaaatttgtcacaTTTTCTTACCCGTTTGCATGAAAGAACTAGCTGGCGAATGTCCTACTTGGACATTGCTACAAGGCCCTGGTGAAGATGTTGGCATTAACCCAGCCGGGCTGGGCACGTGCATCGGATTCAAGGGACTGTTTGCGACGAGTCCTGAGCCCGGTGATGGGTGAGGTAACATATTCGGTGTATTCGGCGGTAAAGAAGGAGGAGAAGCGAGATTGAAAGACGTTGCTGGACTACTCCCGAAACTTTGATGTTGACTGGCCTGTGATATGTTCGCGGTGTGCGGACTTGCAGGTGTATGAGGATTGCTGCCGGATGGTGGAGTTAATGGTGGATGAAACCTTAAACCATCCCGTTGTTGCGCCGGCGATTGTGGCCCACCGCGATGATGACTCATAAAACCAACACCACTGCCGTCACTGTCCATTGTTACGGGTGATGGTGGATTGTCGTCTTCCGATTGTGATCTCCTGCGAAATACTGCGCTCTCATCCACGTATTTCGATAAAAAGGCCTGAAATCCCGAAATTTTTCTAATTCATTTCCTGTACCTTTCTGTACGataagaaaattataaattggTTCCTTGTATTCATAGAtctttcaaaatgaaaatttttgtagTAGAAAGTTCATTATAATTTGAAAAGTATTCACCTTAAGACACTGAGTTGGCGTAAATTCATCGACAACAGTGCTCCGATCGAACCGACTGTAAGCTCCGTCTCGTAAACTCACGAGACCACCGCCGCGCATTCTCAATTCAAGACAGTACATTCCTTGGTACGCTATTCTCACTAGAGTCACACACTGCGGCATGATCGTAAATGTTTGAACCGGGACTTGTGCTCGCTGCAATCAAGAACGAatagaatacaaattttaaagTAGTTTGATTTTGCTGTATTCATTTAagcttttttcaacttctcattaaattcaaattctcaTACTTACAAAATTATGAACACCCAGCTGAAGTATTGTTGGTAATTTACTGATAGAAACGAGTGGCTGGAATGTTTCATTGAGAATGTGAATGAGCTGGGCGAGATTTCTGTGACGATTGAGATGAGCTTCGAGTTGTTCCTTCATCAGTGAGTGAGCGTTAACTGCGGTAGTTGTAGGACCTTGAAGGAAAACAtgacgttcagaaacgacatttGTTAAATCAAGAtcggtacatttttttcttgcaatGTAAGTTTTTGAGagaaactcactttttccaaATGTAAGTTTGAAGGCTTTGTCATTCGTGCTCCACTGAACGGTCACAGTAGCTCCCCGATTTGGCCCATAAGCGAGCACCAATTTGCTGTAACTGTAAGTCTTGATGCTGACCATATTTCGCAAAttgtatttttccattttgaaatattctgCAAGATCTTGAACGATCGAATACAGATGAACGATTTGTGCCCAATCGTTCAGTAGCGAGTCTACGGTTCTGGAAACTGCATCGGCGGTCCCCATCtcgtattgaaaataaacgGGTCTTCGCAAACCTTAGGAATTGGACAAGTTGTATCGGTCAGTTACcaatatttgaaattattctcaatatcatttttttttcttcacgtgCCCAAAAATATTACCCTGTTCTTTCGGATGACTGCTGTTCAAGGGACTGCTGTAAAATACAAATTCAGCCATCCACGTTTTCGCCATGCCTTTACCCTGAACTCTGATCGAAACGCTGAGCAGTCTTTTGAGAAGTGCTTGCCAGGCACTTCCAGAAGCAATGTTGGGTGACGGTGCTGGTAACTGAACGAGCTTGAGAACGAGCGCAGTTGCATTTGCCTCCACCTGGAGACCTTGGTGAGCTATGTCGCGTCTCGTAAGCTGAAATTATGaagcaaacaaattttcatactCGAGCGCAAAGACGTAATAGTGACGGGAATATTTaggaatataaaaattgaattgaatttttttacctcTTGAGCCAGAGTCacaaatggaattcgttcatCGCACAGTGCAACAACATGAGCAAGTTCAGGTATAAAATATGCTGGATGTTTGGGCCTTCGATTTTGCGGTGTTCCGGGTGCATCGGTACGTCCCGTTGCTCCGGTACTTCTACGTTTGTTGCTTCCTTTCTCCACCACGTCTGTAATGCACCCCCCATCTTGATCATTACTCCCTAAAAAATCCATCTGTTAATCCCCGCAAGAACCACCAGAGCGACGTGGCGTGCGCCCAATGTCGCGTGTGAAATTTAGTGCCAGATGTTAAACGATTAGTATATTTTACTGAGggcgaaattttatttttttttaactacaaGAAATAACCTTTTCTTTTAATAATGtgaatttcgagtttttgagaatatttggaaacttcaaaattctttgagatTTAGAATCGAATTTCTCGACAGTATAAATTTCTCGTTATTGCGATAAAAGTCGATCGTtgaatgtttattttattgataaaaatttcgcCCTCAATGATTGGTACAAGGCGAAATATTTGTTAAAGAACGATTAGAAAGATTTAATAAAACGAAATCAAGTGCTGCAGACACGAGAacattgaggaaaaaaatgtgagaataaaattagaaaaagTTATGTACAATAGACTATTTTGACGTTTTATGGCCTTGTTACAGACTTACGCTTTTTGTATAATGGTGCTCCCAACGAGCAACGGagccttttctttttctattattcTTACTGTGTTATAGTATGTTTCTTATTTTactgttatttttattactttaattactattttttccgtgaatattatctttttatacaaattaatcggtatttacaaaatttcataattgccTCAATGTACCAAggcataataaattcaatgaaTCTCCTTTAAAATTAGGCAAATAATCATTTTAACGTTAGTCCACTACTTACCGTTGTCGACACTTGTAAAAGGACCGTGGGTTATGACGAATGTGTCAAACTCGATGAGACTTTGAACTTTTAGATACATCTTTGGTATTTCTGTCTCAATAGTTTCATCATGTGGATCGTCCTCGATCGAACTATGTTTAACCACGGCAAGATAGAACGAGCACTCGATCTCGCACGGTGATGATTCTTTCTCTTTGAAAGCTACGATCTAAGGATCATTTGattgaattaataattttgaaattcaaatgcATTAAGCattaattcaaaaaataaacgatcaaTTGACCAACCAGTATCACTGTGGGATGTCTGTGAAGTTGAACGAACATCCGATGCCTGCTAATCTTCGACATCGGATGGTCAGGGTGATGGAGAACGGGCAATCTCTCGTGCGGTGTCGCTGGCAAGTGCTGCAATGTTTTCTCGCAACGACGTTGCGTTATCCAGAACCTAAACAATGCAAATTCAGAAaacatttgaagaaaacgatcAAACAATTTGGcatttgtcatgatattgcATGGTCATGGATCTACGATGATGTTTCTGTGATTTACCTGAGCTCTGAGATGAGAGTAGGAAGCCGTGAATGATCGCCGTTCAAAGCCACTGTTAATTCTGGAACGAGAGGAGCGTCGTACTGGGGCACATGACATTGCAACATTCCCGTATGCGTGTCGACCGTGACAAGAAGAAGCTCAGCTCGTAAACATGGTTGTAAAATCGGGACCGAGAGTATAGCGGGTGATCCAGCAAGAGAACCTAAGAAACCAAATAATTTTGCAATCGTCTCTTAAACACTtgatttcttcaaaattctggACCATTGAGACTTACATTCGACATCTTTCAACATAGATTGGAGCTCTTGTTTCAATTCCGACAAACGACTCCTTGTGCGAATGTAAATCGTGTGTACGAGCAAACACTCCATCGACAATTGATCCGATCTTATTGCACGATCTGCGATTTCACCCTCCTAAACAAATTGgtaaaaagaataattacgttttaattaaaatcgataaaaatatatttaaaagaaTGTTAAAACAAGAATTATTTTTCTGAGCTACGGATGGAAAATCTCATTATCAATCCTCAATCTTGGTATAAAAGTTGTTCttataagaaaaaattaattttcacttTATTCGCCCTATAACATTACCTTGCTGCCCAAAGACGGGATATGAACTACAGCGAGAGGTCGTGCGGGTTCGTTTTGATCGACCTGAACAGTCAAACGATATCCGAGCTCGGATCGCGGATCTTTACTCGTCAGTTCTCTGAAATGATAATTTAGAATTAAAAATCTCTCCTATTCTCCGGAGCTCGATTTCTTAGGTACCGCACTGAAATGATTCTCACCTCCAATAAGATATGGACAAACATTTCCCGGGTGTATATTCGTCCACGTGGATATGATCGTCGAGACGATCACGAATCAAGCGCAATGTTTGAGAGTATAAAACTTCGAGTTGCAGAGATTGACAAAAGTAGTGAAGAATGTAATAAacctcagacagagaattagAACTCTCTGCGAGTCTCGACTGGACGacctagaaaaaaatattgattcaaAGTATTATCAACGTATACGATCAATCTTTGAAGTGTGCAATCCAGTTCTTAGTCCTCAAACTCTAAACTGGGGTACGTTCACCacgttaattttttcatgcaaTTGCAATTTTACATCATGACATTGATGACAAAAATACCCGATGAAAATACACGatcgaaagaattttcaaaatattacaAAAGGATCAAATAAAACTTgcgatatcacgaaaaatgttaaACTCATAAAAAACTGTTTACTAATTCTTTCCAACATACTTGATGAACGTATCTTGTTTGCAATGGATGAACGAGCGCTTTTCCATCCCCAGTTTCTCTATCGGATACTAAAATTTCCAGTTCCAACAACCGCCATGGTACATTGGGCCCATCACCCATAACCGTGAGAGACACTGAAAATTCTTGTTCTACCAGAAACGTAACGCGTCCggcttcaattttcaaattgcgcaTTTGTGGAAGTAAATTTCCTGTTACTAAGCGATGTTGAATCACTTGATTCAATCTCTGTAGTGTGCTCCGCTTCTCGGACGGAGTTATAGGATCTGGAGGAACTATTCTTTCCtggatgaaaacaaaatgcaTATTGTTGgtcaatttataatttatactcATTGGTTTGGGATTatgctgaattttttgaaagttctTTTACTCTGATACAAGCTGGAAGACGGCCATATGTTCCTGTTGTGAGAACTTCAACCGCAGCTGGAATATGGAAATTCGGGAGCCTGGCATGCACAAGAGTTTCTCTCGCCATTCGTGCCAACATATCCGCAGTATCAACAAACAACAGCGATTGCTTATCCAAAAAAGCCATGATATGctggaaaaatattaaaatttatctTAATCTTTTTCCATTCAGAGACTAATCAGAGCCTTCAACCTAGTACCAAATTATTACGATCCATGAATATTGAGATTTGAGTAAAATTGTATATCCTGTTCATTTGTTCCTTCAAGAAAAACTTTGATAAAACTCCCAAACTGTTACACATTTTAATAGATTAAAGTATACTttgaagggagaaaaaatggagctTACGGCTGATTTGTCCACTTTTGAAGCGCTGTTTGCCCACTTAACAAGAGCCAGTAAACGAACAAAAAGTTGTCGAGTCCTTGCAGAATAAttatatatttcgatttttctttccatatcTGTTTTCCTGGGCAATCTGTggagatgaaaacaaaagaggaagaaatgaAACATGCCTGAAGTGGTTTGTCGATgaaacattaattttttacttacAGTTCAGCTAGGACAGTGAGTTCGTGATAAGTTCTTTGTATTATGAAGTCTATGAGCATCCCCAGGGAAATAGAACCACCACGATTTCCTTCCTGTGGCATATTATTTGCCACAGGGGTTTGATGACCTTCCAAAGGTACCGGAGCCATTTTATTCACTAATTTTTCTCACACTTTGGAAGCTATATCACAATATTTTATAATCCTGTCGTCCTACTAATAATTTTGCTAAAtagcgaaaaaaatttatgagtTATGTGAATGAATGTTTAACGATCGGCTTTTAATTGGCATTTTTTTAGTAGCACCCCAAGAAAAAGGTTAATCTCACACTATTTTTCGCTAGTGAAAGACACAAAAATGACCAATTTTATATCTGTTATCCTGCAACACTGAATCTTTTTGATCATTTTCTACTTGGTTCTTCCTACGAcgattatttaaataaatcacAATCACTGATCTCAAATTGGATAGCATCATTTCTTGCTAGCGAACATTCATCAATCAACTGCTTCGATGACCATCATGATGAAAGTAGTTTATGGATGGCATACCACCCCTTCCAGTCGACATCTCTCCCCTCTGGTGGGGGTTGCTGAAACTAGAAAAAATTCCCAGTTGGTATAGGGTGGGGTGTTCAGACCGCTAAGCAGAGAGCAGAGATGTCGTCAGTCGTCACGGTCGTTTTTGTTGtggggaatgaaaaaggaagtttagaaattattttctttataaagATTAAATGatgctttatttattattagatTGATGAAATCGAAGATTTTCAGAGCTCGTTGATAATACGTGTTTACTGTTAGATGGACTATAGGAAAAAGAGAGCGATCGAATTCGTGACACTCGCACGGTTAGCATGTACGAATACTGCTTACTTCACACAGTCAACACATGTTGTTTTCCCATGAGCACGTGGTGCGTAGAAATAAATGCGCGTCTCAAAGTGATTATTAAAATCGTTGTTTCTCTCGTGCACATGGTTCACCGAAATTgctattattttaataatgaTTCATGAAATTATGGAATTGCGTGACGATGGACTCGAATGTTTATGGAGTGATTTGAGTAATCATCCCGTTTGTCCACAtggtattattattttaatgtattattttaCATCAGAAGGCCCGGAACAATTTTTCACGCGAATACGATCATTTTATTTGTCCCGAGACtataccgagtctcttgatcatgCTAATCCAATGCAATAgcaaagcttttttttctttttgtaatGATCGATTTCAGAAAATATCCGAACTCGTTCAACGAATTCGTATCTATGTTAAAAACGGTTCGTTGagcgttaaaatttgaaaagttattcaaagaattgggaaaaaaatctttgtaaaacacttatcgtaatactcagtggaaaaataaattgaaaaatcatacaaaTATTGACTAGAAATGATACTATGAATTGAACTTATCAATTTTTGCAATTGATTAGCTTTGTGTAttctaattgttttacagGCCCAACTTTGTTATTCGATAAATACAGATCAGGAAtggtgaaaacattttatGCTTGCTCAGCATGTCGAGACCGAAAACTTTGTCCATTTTACGTGGAAGTGCAAAagaatgggaaaaaatttaCAGAAGCACAAAAAAAAGCTTGGGCAGCAGATGCAAAAAAAGCCACACCTGTGTACAACCATAGGAGGCTTTTTCTTCGATTGAACCAAGCAATGGCAGAAATTCCAGAGAAACGAGCTTACTGTCACAATTGCAACAAATTAGTTATGTTTTCCGAGCGGCCTTTGCATTCAGAGCATGAAATGCTTAAAGGACTAACTGacgaggaaatgaaaaatccaaGCAAAATCCTCAAACCACTGTCCAATGCGAAGAAAGAGGCACAGTATCTATTTTCAGACAAAACAACTACCGATCTAGTGAAACTTCTAGAAAAAGCTGGTGCTAAACAAGTTTTGTGCATCGGTGCTCCACGCATTCACGAATACATCACACAGAATTTGGAACACAAAATGTCTAGTCTTTTACTAGACTTTGATGCTCGATTTGTAAGTCATCATTTGTGAATTGTAAATTATGGATTCGTAAACTATGTCAAAATTCATTGACCCCTACACCCAAGGAATTTGTGATTTCTTTGAGACACATTCTTAGCATAGTTGTAGCGCTCCTAATTACTGCCAGGATCAACTTTTTCTGTCTTCAAATTAGAGCTCCCGTTTTCCAGTATGTTGAACAAACTTTTACTTCCCTAAGGTTGTCTTGTTATAATCTTATCAAACagaattgaaatttaaaaaaaaatggtaaaaacgGTTAAGTCACAATGGGACTAGGCTTAGAAATCTTCAAGTGCCTCAAATACATAGGAGAATCCgttctttaaaaaattgatggagCCACTCATTCTCTAAAACgctattacaaaaaaaaaattgatttaatatTTCTCGTTTGTTGCAGCACAACTTTTTCGGCCCTTTGAACTATTGCTGGTACAATCTTTTCAATCATCATTTCTTCACAGAAGAAGGTAGCCAAACGTTCCGAGATTTTATGACACAAAACAATGGCAAAGATACGTTCATAGTTTGCGATCCACCTTTCGGTGCTCGGGTTGAACCGATCTCAGTAACGTTGATAAAAATGGCAGATCGTCACAAATATTGGAATAGGATCGAAGGTACTAAGGCGAacttgaaaataatgtttatttttccatacttTATGGAATCAATAATGCATCAAAAATCAAATCCTCCGGGAATTGAAGGAGGCCTCAAAAATCTCAAGATGTCCGACTACAAAGTCGATTATGAGAATCATCCGTTATTTACAACTGGTTCGAAGGGACGTAAGCATGGCTCACCAGTGCGCATTTTCACTAATATCAACTTAAAAGATTTGGAACTCCCCGTCGAGGACGGTTACAAATTTTGTGCCAAATGCCAAAAATGGGTTTCTCCCGAGAACAAACATTGCAAAAAATGCAACAGTTGTACTTCCAAGGACGGCAGACGTTACAAACATTGTGACATTTGTAAAAGGTGCGTCAAACCCACTTGGGTACATTGCAATGATTGCAAAAGATGCATTATTGAGAAACATCGTTGTGACGAGAAGCCAAAAATTACAGGCCGATGTTTCGAGTGTGGTGGACTGAATCACACCAGCAAAGATTGCGACAAACTCAAGGAGAAGTCATCTACAACGGAAACGAGTGAAACGAATCAGAATGAATTCGATGAAGGTGGACAAGTtacgaaaatacgaaaaaacgaGACCGACGAGGATggcaaagcagcaaaaaatcaaaacgactCCTCATTGGATAACGGGATTgttgtaaaaaaacgaaaaagtcaGTTTGGCGAGagtaaaataagaaaaaaagtaagaaaagaTGTTGTAACCGAGGATGgtgaattgacaaaaaaacgaCACAATATTGCTTCGGAAAATggcaaaatgataaaaaaacgaaaaattaagcCTGTTGATAATGGAAAAGtatcaaaaaaccaaaaaaccaGGAGTGTAAAAAAAGGAGCAAAACGACGAAACATCAAATTCGACGAAACTCCAAAAATAGGGAAAACCGAAACAAAGTCAGCCGAAAAAGCCGTTGGAATGTTAGAAAAACAGAAGGAACTGAAGAAACCTGAACTCTCGAAAACTAAAGCAGCGCCATCGAAAGTTgtaaaatccgaaaaaaaatcaaacctcaaaaatgaaaaaaaatttcccttGAAATCGATGAAAGGAAATATCTCGCTCGAAGAGGTAAACAAAATTTCCGAACCAAAGAGCAGCATCATcccgaaaaaaacgaaagaaaagaaaaatctgaaGAAAGTGACGAGGAAGCAAACAGGAAACGGGACGTGAGCGATGGAAAAAGATTTTCATCTACATTTGGactgtgtaaaaaaatatttttatcacgagaataaaaatgttggagaAATGTTTGAAGTCGCTTTGAGCCAAAAGATACGAAGGAAAAGATGCATTTCCCGCGGAATATATTACTATATTTGCATAATCCTTAGAGTGCCTTATTGTGAGAAATCCGTACAGGACTTGAACAGAATAAATGTAGAAGAATCGCCACTTGGCCACCGTATAAAAACGTTATCGTTTCTTCCCTTCTACAGCAGTCTAGTTTTACTCTTCAAAGTGTGTAGATCGAATCGTCTGTTCGCTCTTTTGAACTTGCCAACAATAACAAATCATTTCTTAAATTccgtttcgaaaaaattcaactgtcatttttgaaaaaaaaaaacttcattttATAACAGTTGattgaaatgttgaaaaacatcATCATTTTCGAGGCCTTGATTTGCCTGAGTTTTGGCTGCCTTATTACGAATTGTCCACGCGGTGGGAAGCGAAGTGACAATTCCCTATCCCTCGAGAACGTCGTAAGAGACGTGAGTTCATTCAGTCGAAcaattttccatcgaaattTCCTCAACGTGTTTTTTCCTTCTGCTACGTTTTTGTTTCAACGACTTCGGGATAATCAACATTTTGTACAGTGTCCAGCTTGTGGACCAGGTCATCAGGGTCAATGCTTCGGTCCCAATATTTGTTGCGGTCCAAATATCGGTTGCTTCATCAGTACTCCCGAAAGTCATAAATGTAGAAAAGAGAGCCTCTACTCACGACCTTGCGTC includes:
- the MED14 gene encoding mediator of RNA polymerase II transcription subunit 14 isoform X2; amino-acid sequence: MAPVPLEGHQTPVANNMPQEGNRGGSISLGMLIDFIIQRTYHELTVLAELLPRKTDMERKIEIYNYSARTRQLFVRLLALVKWANSASKVDKSAHIMAFLDKQSLLFVDTADMLARMARETLVHARLPNFHIPAAVEVLTTGTYGRLPACIRERIVPPDPITPSEKRSTLQRLNQVIQHRLVTGNLLPQMRNLKIEAGRVTFLVEQEFSVSLTVMGDGPNVPWRLLELEILVSDRETGDGKALVHPLQTRYVHQVVQSRLAESSNSLSEVYYILHYFCQSLQLEVLYSQTLRLIRDRLDDHIHVDEYTPGKCLSISYWRELTSKDPRSELGYRLTVQVDQNEPARPLAVVHIPSLGSKEGEIADRAIRSDQLSMECLLVHTIYIRTRSRLSELKQELQSMLKDVECSLAGSPAILSVPILQPCLRAELLLVTVDTHTGMLQCHVPQYDAPLVPELTVALNGDHSRLPTLISELRFWITQRRCEKTLQHLPATPHERLPVLHHPDHPMSKISRHRMFVQLHRHPTVILIVAFKEKESSPCEIECSFYLAVVKHSSIEDDPHDETIETEIPKMYLKVQSLIEFDTFVITHGPFTSVDNDVVEKGSNKRRSTGATGRTDAPGTPQNRRPKHPAYFIPELAHVVALCDERIPFVTLAQELTRRDIAHQGLQVEANATALVLKLVQLPAPSPNIASGSAWQALLKRLLSVSIRVQGKGMAKTWMAEFVFYSSPLNSSHPKEQGLRRPVYFQYEMGTADAVSRTVDSLLNDWAQIVHLYSIVQDLAEYFKMEKYNLRNMVSIKTYSYSKLVLAYGPNRGATVTVQWSTNDKAFKLTFGKSPTTTAVNAHSLMKEQLEAHLNRHRNLAQLIHILNETFQPLVSISKLPTILQLGVHNFRAQVPVQTFTIMPQCVTLVRIAYQGMYCLELRMRGGGLVSLRDGAYSRFDRSTVVDEFTPTQCLKAFLSKYVDESAVFRRRSQSEDDNPPSPVTMDSDGSGVGFMSHHRGGPQSPAQQRDGLRFHPPLTPPSGSNPHTPASPHTANISQASQHQSFGSSPATSFNLASPPSLPPNTPNMLPHPSPGSGLVANSPLNPMHVPSPAGLMPTSSPGPCSNVQVGHSPASSFMQTGHIDGSPFPSSQSMASPAASNWPGSPSVPRPSPARPGQSPGHAALHSPQASDHRSGSHISRVLPQRSWAGAVPTLLTHESLELLCCPSPHPSGLSGPDLSPLERFLGCVYMRRQLQRFIQTDDCLTTMNSTEPGMVHFKVETLQCRVGLNPQHLQSLHIKVQPLPEHSDQWTLEELQVIEKFFDTRAAAPPYKPNTLSGFGRMLNVPFNVLKDFVQIMKLELVPGLVQQQQLKWSVQWCLRIPPSATPIVPTGMAAVLVCRNKILFFLQITRIGVPYQGEPPSLVLPLVYDVSTNLTQLAEKRDPGPASATAAASLQLKRFAEYGANPSECSLFPAVRDLLANLTLPSEPPVISQVVASPAGGQVTPTQQIQSPAMQMHSPMAGGQGPPQGPYGIQGMPSIGMMGGPPQ